From a region of the Arachis ipaensis cultivar K30076 chromosome B09, Araip1.1, whole genome shotgun sequence genome:
- the LOC107618441 gene encoding kinesin-like protein KIN-14U isoform X1: MRPENAANLSPDSVAEFPVSPPVYTDVVVVPEQEKDVLQNLISNLESEIKQLRIKQRTWDEKRRGALRRILDIKGSIRVFCRIRPFLLAEKRRGSEPVSAGSERIWMKFGGRKKDFEFDKVFCQEASQESVFVEVEPILRSAMDGHNVCVFAYGQTGTGKTFTMDGSNEQPGIIPRALEELFRQASVDNSSSFTFSMSMLEVYMGNLRDLLAPRLCNKAYEPMSKCNLNIQTDPKGFIEVEGLSEVPISDYAKARWWYNKGRRFRSTSWTNVNEASSRSHCLTRINIFRHGDGLEARREVSRLWMVDLGGSERLLKTGAKGLTMDEGRAINLSLSALADVIAALKRKRCHVPYRNSKLTQILKDSLGDGSKVLMLVHISPSEEDICETICSLNFAKRARAVESCKEVPMELKKQKEKNIMELEEDIREAIEQRQNLGDQIQKVEFRLTESRKLFSTTYSLPENDSMETFTTSKDDVKEVIETPKASKKTIQRNFSSSVPRFMNPTIASRQRQSVSEREISARSKILRSAVTRNSIQFPCSQSLSHSDLRIKAMLRSSNAKSQYAKTNTVLAEKPKCNESEQKIINPQGKMITSSDPNLRVTLCRHRRRMSDLV; encoded by the exons ATGCGTCCAGAGAACGCTGCTAATTTGAGTCCGGATTCCGTCGCTGAGTTCCCCGTTTCGCCGCCGGTTTATACTGACGTCGTTGTGGTGCCTGAGCAAGAAAAGGACGTGCTTCAGAATTTGATCTCCAATTTAGAAA GTGAAATTAAGCAGCTGAGGATTAAGCAGAGAACGTGGGATGAAAAGCGGAGAGGGGCTTTGAGAAGGATATTAGACATTAAAG GGAGCATTAGAGTATTTTGTAGGATTAGACCATTTCTGCTGGCAGAGAAGAGAAGAGGTTCTGAACCAGTTTCGGCTGGATCGGAGAGAATTTGGATGAAGTTTGGAGGGAGGAAGAaagattttgagtttgataagGTCTTCTGTCAAGAAGCAAGTCAAG AAAGTGTTTTTGTTGAGGTTGAGCCAATTCTGAGATCGGCAATGGATGGCCACAATGTGTGTGTTTTTGCTTATGGTCAAACAGGCACAGGAAAAACATTCACAATG gatggtTCAAATGAGCAGCCTGGAATTATTCCGCGAGCTCTTGAAGAGCTCTTTCGTCAAGCATCTGTGGATAATTCATCTTCTTTTACCTTTTCAATGAGCATGTTGGAAGTTTACATGGGCAATCTCAGGGATCTGCTGGCTCCAAGACTGTGTAATAAAGCATATGAACCTATGTCAAAatg CAATCTCAACATCCAAACAGATCCAAAGGGGTTTATTGAAGTTGAGGGTCTCTCTGAAGTGCCGATTTCAGATTATGCTAAAGCCAGATGGTGGTACAACAAGGGAAGAAGGTTCAGATCCACATCATGGACAAACGTCAATGAAGCGTCAAGCAGGTCACACTG CTTGACAAGGATAAACATTTTTCGCCATGGGGATGGTTTGGAAGCTAGAAGGGAAGTAAGTAGACTGTGGATGGTTGATCTTGGAGGCAGTGAACGGCTGCTTAAAACCGGAGCCAAAGGGCTAACAATGGACGAGGGCCGAGCCATTAATCTTTCCCTTTCGGCTTTAGCTGATGTCATTGCAGCTTTGAAGAGGAAGAGGTGCCATGTGCCTTACAG AAATAGCAAGCTGACTCAAATATTAAAAGATTCCCTTG GTGATGGCTCAAAGGTCTTGATGCTTGTGCATATAAGCCCATCTGAAGAAGATATTTGTGAGACAATTTGTTCTTTGAACTTTGCAAAGAGGGCAAGAGCAGTAGAGTCTTGCAAAGAAGTACCAATG GAATTGAAGAAGCAGAAGGAGAAGAACATTATGGAGCTCGAGGAAGACATTAGGGAAGCCATAGAACAACGTCAAAATTTAGGGGATCAAATACAGAAGGTTGAGTTCAGGTTAACTGAGAGTAGAAAGCTCTTCTCAACTACATATAGTCTTCCGGAAAATGACAGCATGGAAACCTTTACTACGTCCAAAGACGATGTCAAAGAGGTTATTGAAACTCCGAAAGCATCTAAAAAGACTATTCAAAGAAACTTCTCTAGTTCAGTGCCTCGATTCATGAATCCAACGATTGCTAGTCGCCAAAGGCAAAGTGTTTCCGAACGAGAAATCAGTGCTAGATCAAAGATTTTAAGATCGGCAGTCACTAGAAACTCAATCCAGTTTCCTTGTTCCCAATCATTAAGCCATTCAGATCTCCGCATCAAAGCAATGCTACGAAGTTCAAATGCAAAGTCTCAATATGCTAAAACAAATACAGTCCTTGCAGAAAAGCCCAAGTGCAATGAATCAGAACAAAAAATCATTAATCCTCAGGGCAAGATGATTACATCATCAGATCCAAACTTGAGAGTTACATTGTGCCGTCATAGAAGAAGAATGTCTGATCTCGTTTAA
- the LOC107618441 gene encoding kinesin-like protein KIN-14U isoform X2, translating into MDGHNVCVFAYGQTGTGKTFTMDGSNEQPGIIPRALEELFRQASVDNSSSFTFSMSMLEVYMGNLRDLLAPRLCNKAYEPMSKCNLNIQTDPKGFIEVEGLSEVPISDYAKARWWYNKGRRFRSTSWTNVNEASSRSHCLTRINIFRHGDGLEARREVSRLWMVDLGGSERLLKTGAKGLTMDEGRAINLSLSALADVIAALKRKRCHVPYRNSKLTQILKDSLGDGSKVLMLVHISPSEEDICETICSLNFAKRARAVESCKEVPMELKKQKEKNIMELEEDIREAIEQRQNLGDQIQKVEFRLTESRKLFSTTYSLPENDSMETFTTSKDDVKEVIETPKASKKTIQRNFSSSVPRFMNPTIASRQRQSVSEREISARSKILRSAVTRNSIQFPCSQSLSHSDLRIKAMLRSSNAKSQYAKTNTVLAEKPKCNESEQKIINPQGKMITSSDPNLRVTLCRHRRRMSDLV; encoded by the exons ATGGATGGCCACAATGTGTGTGTTTTTGCTTATGGTCAAACAGGCACAGGAAAAACATTCACAATG gatggtTCAAATGAGCAGCCTGGAATTATTCCGCGAGCTCTTGAAGAGCTCTTTCGTCAAGCATCTGTGGATAATTCATCTTCTTTTACCTTTTCAATGAGCATGTTGGAAGTTTACATGGGCAATCTCAGGGATCTGCTGGCTCCAAGACTGTGTAATAAAGCATATGAACCTATGTCAAAatg CAATCTCAACATCCAAACAGATCCAAAGGGGTTTATTGAAGTTGAGGGTCTCTCTGAAGTGCCGATTTCAGATTATGCTAAAGCCAGATGGTGGTACAACAAGGGAAGAAGGTTCAGATCCACATCATGGACAAACGTCAATGAAGCGTCAAGCAGGTCACACTG CTTGACAAGGATAAACATTTTTCGCCATGGGGATGGTTTGGAAGCTAGAAGGGAAGTAAGTAGACTGTGGATGGTTGATCTTGGAGGCAGTGAACGGCTGCTTAAAACCGGAGCCAAAGGGCTAACAATGGACGAGGGCCGAGCCATTAATCTTTCCCTTTCGGCTTTAGCTGATGTCATTGCAGCTTTGAAGAGGAAGAGGTGCCATGTGCCTTACAG AAATAGCAAGCTGACTCAAATATTAAAAGATTCCCTTG GTGATGGCTCAAAGGTCTTGATGCTTGTGCATATAAGCCCATCTGAAGAAGATATTTGTGAGACAATTTGTTCTTTGAACTTTGCAAAGAGGGCAAGAGCAGTAGAGTCTTGCAAAGAAGTACCAATG GAATTGAAGAAGCAGAAGGAGAAGAACATTATGGAGCTCGAGGAAGACATTAGGGAAGCCATAGAACAACGTCAAAATTTAGGGGATCAAATACAGAAGGTTGAGTTCAGGTTAACTGAGAGTAGAAAGCTCTTCTCAACTACATATAGTCTTCCGGAAAATGACAGCATGGAAACCTTTACTACGTCCAAAGACGATGTCAAAGAGGTTATTGAAACTCCGAAAGCATCTAAAAAGACTATTCAAAGAAACTTCTCTAGTTCAGTGCCTCGATTCATGAATCCAACGATTGCTAGTCGCCAAAGGCAAAGTGTTTCCGAACGAGAAATCAGTGCTAGATCAAAGATTTTAAGATCGGCAGTCACTAGAAACTCAATCCAGTTTCCTTGTTCCCAATCATTAAGCCATTCAGATCTCCGCATCAAAGCAATGCTACGAAGTTCAAATGCAAAGTCTCAATATGCTAAAACAAATACAGTCCTTGCAGAAAAGCCCAAGTGCAATGAATCAGAACAAAAAATCATTAATCCTCAGGGCAAGATGATTACATCATCAGATCCAAACTTGAGAGTTACATTGTGCCGTCATAGAAGAAGAATGTCTGATCTCGTTTAA